A window of the Paenibacillus woosongensis genome harbors these coding sequences:
- a CDS encoding ABC transporter ATP-binding protein — protein MGTLEAKELGLSYGSAYIFENLNLSIPEGKITVFIGSNGCGKSTLLRSMARLLKPQQGSVILAGSDISSMSTKEVAKKLAILPQGPTAPEGLTVLQLVKQGRYPYQSWLRQWSQEDEQVVQQSLEATGMSELAEHPVDALSGGQRQRAWIAMTLAQETPIILLDEPTTYLDLTHQIEVLDLLYEMNDRDKRTIVMVLHDINLACRYADHIVAIRDGRIEAQGAPNEIVDEQLIENVFRLKCEIIPDPLYGTPLCIPHDNCRLRAARAQAQQQQRKIDSSPRDSFSKEGNHEEEETAEPKKELVTASSASV, from the coding sequence ATGGGTACGCTGGAAGCGAAAGAGCTCGGATTGTCATATGGAAGCGCCTATATATTCGAGAATTTGAATCTCTCCATACCGGAGGGGAAAATCACCGTGTTTATCGGCAGCAACGGATGCGGCAAATCGACGCTGCTCCGCTCCATGGCCAGACTCCTGAAGCCGCAGCAGGGCTCGGTTATCCTGGCAGGCAGCGACATCTCCAGCATGTCAACGAAAGAGGTTGCGAAGAAGCTGGCGATCCTCCCGCAGGGCCCGACGGCTCCCGAGGGTCTGACCGTGCTGCAGCTCGTCAAGCAAGGAAGATATCCCTACCAGAGCTGGCTGAGGCAGTGGTCGCAAGAAGACGAGCAAGTTGTTCAGCAATCGCTCGAAGCGACAGGCATGAGTGAGCTGGCTGAGCACCCTGTAGACGCATTGTCAGGCGGTCAGCGGCAGCGGGCATGGATCGCCATGACTTTGGCTCAAGAGACGCCGATCATCCTGCTGGATGAGCCGACGACATACCTCGATTTGACGCATCAAATCGAAGTTCTGGATTTACTTTATGAGATGAATGATCGCGATAAGCGGACGATTGTCATGGTACTTCATGACATTAATCTTGCTTGCAGATATGCGGACCATATCGTAGCGATTCGCGACGGACGAATCGAAGCGCAGGGAGCGCCTAATGAAATCGTAGACGAGCAGCTCATCGAAAATGTCTTCCGGCTCAAATGCGAGATCATTCCGGATCCGTTATATGGCACACCGCTGTGCATCCCGCATGATAATTGCCGGCTGCGGGCAGCCCGCGCACAGGCGCAGCAGCAACAAAGAAAGATTGACAGCTCGCCTCGGGATTCATTTTCTAAAGAGGGAAACCATGAGGAGGAAGAAACGGCTGAGCCGAAGAAGGAGTTAGTTACTGCCTCATCCGCCTCGGTATAA
- a CDS encoding radical SAM protein, translating to MTTKNRPYLFYELTNSICSKCLKKVEAKVIIENDCVYLSKYCFEHGREKVLISTDVEYYKRCREFIKPSEMPQHWNTPIRYGCPYDCGLCPDHEQHSCLSIVEIIDQCNLKCPICYADSSPDKKLWRSLEEVERMLDAVVRNEGEPDIVQISGGEPTIHPQFFEILDMAKRKPIKHLMVNTNGIRIAQDREFVKRLADYLPGFELYLQFDSFEREVLQELRGADLRQIREKAIAHLNEFNISTTLVVTLKKGLNDHEIGDIIQYGLKQRAVRGVTFQPIQAAGRTEDFDPAKDRLTLSEVRQSIIDQSGVFEAEDMIPVPCHPDSLAMGYALKLNDGVIPLTRMVDPQILLEGGRNTIVFEQDQGLREHIFELFSTNHSPESSAMSLKSLLCCLPFVQVPESISYDNVFRVIIMQFLDPYHFDVRSVKKSCVHIVHPDGRIIPFDTYNIFYRGDLEERLKEIKAEMEGRRG from the coding sequence ATGACGACGAAAAATCGACCGTATTTATTCTACGAGCTCACGAACAGCATCTGCTCGAAATGCCTGAAGAAGGTGGAAGCGAAGGTCATTATTGAAAACGATTGCGTCTACCTGTCGAAGTACTGCTTCGAGCACGGGCGGGAAAAAGTGCTCATCTCAACCGACGTCGAGTATTATAAACGCTGCCGCGAGTTCATCAAGCCTTCGGAGATGCCGCAGCACTGGAATACGCCCATTCGTTATGGCTGTCCATACGATTGCGGATTATGCCCCGATCACGAGCAGCACAGCTGCCTGTCCATCGTGGAAATCATCGATCAATGCAATTTGAAATGCCCGATCTGCTATGCCGATTCCTCTCCGGACAAGAAGCTGTGGCGCTCCCTGGAGGAAGTTGAGCGAATGCTGGACGCCGTTGTGCGCAATGAAGGCGAGCCGGACATCGTACAGATCAGCGGGGGTGAGCCGACGATCCATCCGCAGTTTTTCGAAATTCTCGATATGGCCAAGCGCAAGCCGATTAAGCATTTGATGGTGAATACGAACGGCATCCGCATCGCGCAGGATCGGGAGTTCGTGAAGCGATTGGCGGACTATTTGCCGGGCTTCGAGCTGTACTTGCAATTCGACAGCTTTGAACGAGAGGTGCTGCAGGAGCTGCGTGGCGCCGATCTGCGGCAAATCCGCGAGAAGGCGATCGCGCACTTGAATGAATTCAATATTTCCACGACCCTTGTAGTCACGTTGAAAAAAGGGCTAAACGATCACGAAATTGGCGATATTATCCAATACGGCCTTAAGCAGCGGGCGGTGCGCGGTGTTACGTTCCAGCCGATCCAGGCGGCAGGCCGGACGGAGGATTTCGATCCCGCCAAGGATCGGCTGACGCTAAGCGAGGTCAGGCAGTCGATTATCGATCAGTCCGGTGTGTTCGAGGCCGAAGACATGATTCCAGTGCCCTGCCATCCGGACAGCCTGGCGATGGGTTATGCCTTGAAACTAAATGACGGGGTCATACCTCTCACTCGTATGGTTGATCCGCAGATTTTGCTGGAGGGCGGCCGCAATACGATCGTGTTCGAGCAGGATCAAGGTTTGAGGGAGCATATATTCGAGCTGTTCTCCACCAACCATTCGCCGGAATCGTCAGCCATGTCATTGAAAAGCTTGCTCTGCTGCCTGCCGTTTGTGCAGGTTCCCGAGTCGATAAGCTATGACAATGTGTTCCGCGTCATCATTATGCAATTCCTCGATCCGTATCATTTCGACGTGCGCTCCGTCAAGAAGTCCTGCGTGCATATCGTTCATCCGGACGGAAGAATTATTCCTTTTGATACGTACAACATTTTTTACCGGGGTGACCTGGAAGAGCGCCTAAAGGAGATAAAAGCTGAAATGGAGGGAAGAAGAGGATGA
- a CDS encoding FecCD family ABC transporter permease codes for MIASLIALGAIMIASIAFGVTDIPLSTVWESLTHFNGSNEHLVILTTRIPRALIAASVGACLAVAGAVMQVMTRNPIASPSTLGVNSGAAFFIMLASAWLGVSGMHAFTWVALIGAAISGGIVFLLGSMGRDGMSPVKITLAGASMSAFFASLTQGLMLTDGKMFDQILVWLVGSVAGREMSQLQAVWPYMLAGMIISLLLSRHLNVLAMGDDVAQGLGQSTAYIKLFGALAVILLAGGSVAVAGPIAFVGIIIPHIVRYLVGTDFRWILPYCAVLGAILLVAADLGSRYIAMPKEVPVGVMTAVIGVPFFVYIARKGRRTS; via the coding sequence ATGATCGCATCACTCATCGCTCTGGGAGCGATAATGATAGCAAGCATCGCATTTGGGGTAACGGATATCCCGCTAAGCACAGTATGGGAATCGCTTACTCACTTTAATGGAAGCAATGAACATTTGGTGATTCTCACTACGAGGATACCCAGAGCGCTGATCGCGGCTTCGGTAGGAGCCTGCCTGGCGGTGGCCGGAGCGGTCATGCAGGTGATGACGCGAAATCCGATCGCTTCCCCAAGCACGCTTGGCGTTAACTCGGGAGCTGCATTTTTCATTATGCTGGCTTCGGCATGGCTAGGGGTGTCCGGGATGCACGCTTTTACGTGGGTAGCGCTGATTGGAGCCGCCATTAGCGGGGGAATCGTCTTTCTGCTGGGGAGCATGGGCAGGGACGGCATGTCGCCGGTCAAGATCACACTTGCCGGGGCATCGATGTCGGCATTTTTTGCTTCGCTGACTCAGGGTTTGATGCTGACAGACGGCAAAATGTTCGATCAGATTCTCGTATGGCTTGTCGGGTCGGTAGCGGGGCGGGAAATGTCCCAATTGCAGGCGGTATGGCCGTATATGCTAGCGGGCATGATCATTTCGCTATTGCTGTCCAGGCATTTAAATGTGCTGGCCATGGGCGATGATGTCGCTCAGGGACTCGGCCAAAGCACGGCATACATCAAGTTGTTCGGCGCGCTAGCGGTAATACTGCTGGCCGGCGGTTCAGTCGCCGTAGCCGGACCGATTGCGTTCGTGGGCATTATCATTCCACATATCGTCCGTTACCTGGTCGGTACGGATTTTCGCTGGATATTGCCTTATTGCGCAGTTCTCGGCGCTATTTTGCTGGTTGCCGCCGATTTGGGATCGCGCTACATCGCCATGCCGAAGGAAGTTCCTGTCGGGGTAATGACTGCGGTCATCGGCGTACCGTTCTTTGTTTACATTGCTAGGAAAGGCAGACGCACGTCATGA
- a CDS encoding LutB/LldF family L-lactate oxidation iron-sulfur protein, with translation MTTTNPMAVDVKKRAELALNDDFLRKAVRFTTERLKNGKLSAAEELSNWEAWRERGREIRLHTIAHLDYYLNLFVDNARSNGVHIHFADNSAEAVQISLEIARQKQAKSVVKSKSMVTEELHLNEALAGEGIDAIETDLGEYIIQLAGEGPSHIVIPAIHKNRYQIAELLSKEAGEPLAADTTVLAGFVRKKLREKFLEADLGITGCNFAIAETGSMVLFENEGNARMVSTVPKTQITFMGMERIIPSFADLEVMATLLPRSATGQKLTMYMSCISGPRRTQDADGPDEMHIIIVDNGRSLQLGDPEFQELLNCIRCGACLNACPVYRHIGGHAYGGTYSGPIGAVLTPALNGNVSEWNDIASASSLCGACYEACPVKIPLHDMLVSLRRRKVEQGQGNKLETAGMKGFAAVAANSKRFAAAVRAAQIGQKAIVRDGGIPLKLGPLKGWNSYRIAPSVAKRTFRQRWAELEHELQEMGGWSDPHPADHGQKEAEGDGLRTAADSAAARSVDSAIRERMERIIRQRQQGGDQN, from the coding sequence ATGACTACGACGAATCCGATGGCGGTCGACGTGAAGAAGAGAGCCGAACTGGCGTTGAACGATGATTTTCTGCGCAAAGCGGTTCGTTTTACGACGGAGCGGCTCAAAAACGGCAAGCTAAGCGCCGCCGAAGAGCTCAGCAATTGGGAAGCGTGGCGCGAAAGAGGCCGTGAGATCCGGCTGCATACGATCGCTCACCTGGACTATTATTTGAACTTGTTCGTGGATAACGCCCGCAGTAACGGGGTGCATATTCATTTTGCGGATAACTCCGCAGAGGCTGTGCAGATCTCTTTGGAGATCGCCAGGCAAAAGCAGGCGAAAAGCGTAGTGAAATCAAAGTCTATGGTTACCGAAGAGCTGCATTTGAACGAGGCGCTGGCCGGAGAAGGCATCGACGCGATCGAGACGGATTTGGGCGAATATATTATCCAGCTGGCTGGAGAAGGGCCTTCCCATATCGTTATTCCTGCGATTCATAAAAACCGGTACCAAATTGCCGAGCTCCTCTCGAAGGAGGCTGGCGAGCCGCTGGCTGCCGATACGACCGTGCTGGCCGGATTCGTTCGCAAAAAGCTGCGCGAGAAGTTCCTGGAAGCCGATCTAGGCATTACCGGCTGCAACTTTGCCATCGCGGAGACGGGCTCGATGGTGCTCTTCGAAAACGAAGGCAACGCGCGTATGGTGTCTACGGTTCCCAAGACGCAAATTACGTTTATGGGCATGGAGCGGATTATTCCGTCCTTTGCGGATTTGGAAGTGATGGCGACGCTGCTGCCGCGTTCGGCGACGGGACAGAAGCTGACGATGTACATGTCATGCATTTCCGGTCCGCGGCGGACGCAGGATGCGGACGGCCCGGATGAAATGCATATCATTATCGTCGATAACGGGCGTTCCTTGCAGCTTGGAGATCCGGAGTTCCAGGAGCTGCTGAACTGCATCCGCTGCGGCGCCTGCCTGAACGCCTGTCCCGTCTACCGCCACATCGGCGGCCATGCATACGGCGGCACGTACAGCGGCCCGATCGGCGCCGTGCTGACCCCAGCCTTGAACGGTAACGTCAGCGAGTGGAATGATATCGCCAGCGCATCGAGTCTGTGCGGGGCCTGTTACGAGGCTTGTCCGGTGAAAATACCGCTGCATGACATGCTGGTCTCCTTGCGGCGGCGCAAGGTGGAGCAGGGGCAGGGGAATAAACTGGAGACGGCTGGTATGAAGGGCTTCGCCGCGGTTGCCGCCAATTCCAAACGGTTTGCCGCCGCCGTCAGGGCGGCACAAATCGGCCAAAAGGCGATCGTCCGTGATGGCGGCATTCCGCTAAAGCTTGGGCCGTTAAAGGGCTGGAACAGCTATCGTATCGCACCATCTGTCGCCAAGCGGACCTTCCGGCAGCGCTGGGCTGAATTGGAGCATGAGCTGCAGGAAATGGGCGGATGGAGTGACCCCCACCCAGCGGATCATGGGCAGAAAGAGGCTGAAGGTGACGGCTTGAGAACAGCCGCGGATAGCGCAGCCGCCCGTTCGGTGGATTCGGCGATCCGTGAGCGGATGGAGCGCATCATCCGGCAGCGGCAGCAGGGAGGGGATCAGAATTGA
- a CDS encoding FecCD family ABC transporter permease — MSKYKPLRSEGAKFSVLIEKKAVWISFILFIICLAVMIVSTGSGSQFISPIDVIKVLVGKGEPTYEIIIMKLRLPRIVIAVLVGASLAVAGAVLQSIIRNPLASPDVVGITEGASLGAVLFIFMFGGTVSIHWMPLTSIAGAFLVTGLLYVLSWKKGVDPLRLVLIGIGLSAAIKSISYMLIISGPLQLAQRSLTFMTGSIYGTSWDKDVLTLLPWVAILLPLTWLQSRNVNIQALGDEVASSAGAHVQRHRIVLLALSVALAGAAIAIAGAIGFIGLMAPHMARKLVGSSFGNVLPVSALLGAIILLLADLAARTAFLPNDIPAGVLTAAIGAPFFMYLLYRNRNRF; from the coding sequence ATGAGTAAATACAAGCCGCTACGTTCAGAGGGCGCCAAATTTTCCGTGTTGATTGAGAAAAAGGCTGTCTGGATTTCCTTCATATTATTCATTATCTGTCTCGCTGTCATGATCGTGAGCACGGGATCGGGAAGCCAGTTCATTTCGCCGATTGATGTTATCAAAGTGCTGGTGGGCAAAGGGGAGCCTACATATGAAATTATTATCATGAAGCTCCGTTTGCCGCGAATTGTCATTGCTGTGCTAGTGGGAGCATCCCTGGCTGTTGCCGGTGCGGTTCTGCAGAGCATTATCCGCAATCCGCTGGCTTCTCCGGATGTCGTCGGGATTACGGAAGGGGCCTCGCTTGGCGCCGTTTTGTTTATTTTTATGTTCGGCGGCACGGTGTCAATTCATTGGATGCCGCTGACTTCTATAGCAGGAGCCTTTCTGGTTACAGGGCTGCTGTACGTCCTATCCTGGAAAAAAGGCGTTGATCCGCTGCGGCTGGTGCTGATCGGCATCGGACTGTCCGCCGCGATCAAATCGATCTCCTATATGTTGATTATTTCCGGGCCGCTGCAATTGGCTCAGCGCTCACTAACTTTTATGACCGGCAGCATATACGGGACGTCTTGGGATAAGGATGTTCTGACGCTCCTGCCATGGGTGGCGATTCTATTGCCGCTTACCTGGCTGCAGTCCAGGAACGTCAACATTCAAGCGCTTGGGGACGAGGTGGCGAGCAGCGCCGGGGCGCACGTGCAGAGGCACCGAATAGTGCTTCTGGCATTAAGTGTAGCGCTCGCCGGTGCTGCAATCGCAATTGCCGGAGCTATCGGATTCATCGGATTAATGGCTCCGCATATGGCGCGCAAGCTTGTTGGTTCCTCTTTTGGGAATGTGCTGCCCGTCAGCGCCCTGCTTGGAGCGATCATTCTGCTGTTGGCTGATTTGGCAGCGCGGACGGCGTTTCTGCCGAATGACATTCCTGCGGGAGTGTTGACGGCTGCTATCGGGGCTCCATTTTTTATGTATTTGCTATATCGCAACCGAAACCGTTTTTAA
- a CDS encoding metallophosphoesterase yields MFVVFGIIALLVYGLLVFYIGRSCWGWLKEGTPTWFKYVYIGVVVLLAVSFLLGRIGEGLVLFQILGAYWMAVFCVLLLVLPVVHVSLWLLRLTKLPRSTAKKGAGALVLIILLATIGYGSFNAYSPVVREYRVDILKASPAAPELNIVMAADMHFGVLSGKQHAIRLVERINALKPDIVLFPGDIVDDDLRPYEQKGIDKILSGISARYGVYATLGNHDRYSGQMEHLIDVLEQGNMSILYDEAVTIDDSFTLIGRKDRIDRERAPLSELVQGLDASKPLILLDHQPYDLDIAQQEGIDLMLSGHTHRGQIAPAHLITGMLFENDWGYLQKESLHSIVTSGFGFWGPPIRLGSRSEIVQIHVTFTE; encoded by the coding sequence ATGTTTGTTGTATTTGGCATCATTGCATTGCTTGTTTATGGCCTGTTAGTCTTTTATATCGGCCGAAGCTGCTGGGGTTGGCTGAAGGAAGGCACCCCCACCTGGTTCAAGTACGTCTACATAGGAGTTGTTGTGCTGCTGGCCGTTTCTTTTCTGCTAGGAAGGATCGGAGAGGGGCTCGTGCTGTTCCAGATTCTCGGCGCATACTGGATGGCCGTATTTTGCGTACTGCTGCTCGTACTGCCTGTCGTTCATGTCAGCTTGTGGCTGCTCCGGCTGACGAAACTGCCGCGTTCCACAGCGAAGAAGGGGGCAGGAGCCCTTGTGCTGATTATACTGCTGGCTACTATCGGTTACGGCAGTTTTAACGCCTATAGTCCCGTTGTCCGGGAATACCGCGTGGACATTCTGAAGGCTAGTCCGGCTGCTCCGGAATTGAATATCGTCATGGCGGCAGATATGCATTTCGGGGTGTTATCCGGAAAGCAGCATGCGATCCGGCTAGTGGAGCGGATCAACGCTCTGAAGCCAGACATCGTCTTATTCCCGGGGGATATCGTGGATGACGATCTTCGTCCATACGAGCAGAAGGGGATCGATAAAATTCTAAGCGGCATCTCCGCCCGTTACGGCGTCTATGCCACCTTGGGCAATCATGACCGCTACAGCGGGCAAATGGAGCACTTGATCGATGTCCTCGAACAGGGGAACATGAGTATTCTTTACGATGAGGCCGTTACAATCGATGATAGCTTTACGCTGATCGGACGCAAGGACAGGATTGACCGGGAACGTGCTCCGCTTAGCGAGCTTGTCCAAGGACTGGATGCGTCCAAACCGCTGATCCTGCTGGATCACCAGCCTTATGACCTCGATATCGCCCAGCAGGAGGGGATCGACCTGATGCTGTCAGGTCATACACATCGCGGACAGATTGCGCCGGCGCATCTCATTACCGGCATGTTATTCGAGAACGATTGGGGTTACTTGCAGAAGGAAAGCTTGCATTCTATCGTAACTTCCGGCTTCGGCTTCTGGGGCCCGCCGATTCGTCTTGGCAGCCGGTCTGAAATTGTACAGATTCATGTTACTTTTACGGAATGA
- a CDS encoding LutC/YkgG family protein: MEAQSRAKQEQFMNRIAQRLNRPRMTERPAQPFRGAPDFWRTFEWNEQERIERFTQNFLSVGGHVERLDSMEEASDFIAAKARELDAKTIVRQQESALEQLGLEAKLAQAQVSAWNSDGSGPDFWKARAAEADIGVVMADYAVAYTGSVAVLSSPHKGRSVSLLPTVLMILIPAERLKTRLGEILPEFDELGQGRLPAGIHFISGPSRSSDIENDLTIGVHGTGIVYALIIG; this comes from the coding sequence ATGGAAGCACAGTCAAGAGCAAAGCAGGAGCAATTCATGAACCGCATCGCCCAGCGGCTCAACCGGCCGCGAATGACGGAGAGGCCAGCGCAGCCCTTCCGTGGGGCACCGGACTTCTGGCGTACGTTCGAATGGAACGAGCAGGAACGCATCGAGCGGTTCACGCAAAATTTCCTGAGTGTCGGCGGGCATGTCGAGCGGTTGGATTCGATGGAGGAGGCCAGCGACTTTATCGCGGCCAAAGCCCGCGAGCTCGACGCAAAAACCATCGTCAGGCAGCAGGAATCCGCATTGGAGCAGCTCGGCCTAGAAGCGAAGCTCGCGCAAGCGCAGGTATCCGCTTGGAATTCCGATGGTTCCGGGCCTGACTTCTGGAAAGCGCGTGCCGCCGAAGCCGACATCGGAGTTGTCATGGCCGATTACGCTGTCGCTTACACGGGCTCTGTGGCCGTTTTGTCCTCTCCGCATAAAGGGCGTTCCGTAAGCCTGCTGCCAACGGTGCTTATGATCCTCATTCCCGCTGAACGGTTAAAGACGAGACTGGGAGAGATCCTGCCTGAGTTCGATGAGCTAGGCCAAGGTCGGCTGCCCGCCGGTATTCATTTCATTTCAGGGCCGAGCCGTTCTTCGGATATCGAGAATGATCTGACGATTGGCGTGCATGGCACGGGAATCGTGTATGCCTTGATTATTGGGTGA
- a CDS encoding (Fe-S)-binding protein — MKVSLFITCLSDVIYPQVGEAIVRILAQYGVQVDFPETQTCCGQPSYNSGYWEETRTAARTLLQAFDDSDFVVSPSGSCTYMIHHYSELFKDEPEWLDKAKRLQEKTYEFTQFLVQVLGITDVGARFPHKVTYHPSCHGSRLLGVKEEPMQLLSNVKDLQFVPLPYAEDCCGFGGTFAIKMPDISGAMVTEKAEHVKESEAEVLVGLDMACLMNIAGHLRYRNEPVRVMHLAELLYEGMRVT, encoded by the coding sequence ATGAAAGTATCCTTATTTATCACTTGCCTTAGCGACGTCATATATCCGCAAGTCGGCGAAGCGATCGTGCGCATCCTTGCCCAGTACGGCGTTCAGGTGGACTTCCCTGAAACCCAGACCTGCTGCGGGCAGCCTTCTTATAACAGTGGATACTGGGAGGAGACGCGAACCGCTGCCCGAACGCTGCTGCAGGCTTTTGATGACAGTGATTTTGTCGTATCGCCTTCGGGCTCATGCACTTATATGATCCATCATTACAGCGAGCTGTTCAAAGACGAGCCTGAATGGCTGGACAAAGCGAAGCGCCTGCAGGAGAAAACCTACGAGTTCACGCAGTTCCTCGTGCAGGTGCTGGGCATTACCGATGTCGGCGCAAGGTTTCCGCATAAGGTCACCTATCATCCTTCCTGCCACGGCAGCAGGCTGCTTGGGGTGAAGGAGGAGCCGATGCAGCTTCTCAGCAATGTGAAGGATCTGCAATTCGTGCCGCTGCCGTATGCCGAGGACTGCTGCGGGTTCGGAGGCACGTTCGCGATCAAAATGCCCGATATCTCCGGCGCCATGGTCACCGAGAAGGCGGAGCATGTGAAGGAGAGCGAAGCTGAGGTGCTCGTCGGGCTGGACATGGCCTGTCTTATGAACATCGCGGGCCATTTGCGCTACCGCAATGAACCGGTGCGGGTGATGCACCTCGCGGAGCTGCTCTATGAAGGGATGCGGGTAACATGA
- a CDS encoding ABC transporter substrate-binding protein encodes MFVHKTNHKLSHTFKITALLLALFLVLTACGSKDSAGGNNQPAAANNSQTENASTGSNDQTRVVKHAMGETEIKGTPQKVVILTNEGTEALLALGVKPIGAVRSWTGDPWYDHIKDEMEGVTVVGEESQPNLELIAGLQPDLIIGNKMRQEKVYEQLKAIAPTVMAEDLRGEWKINFKLYAEALGKSAEGDELMAAFDARIEDFKVKAGDKVNETVSVVRFMAGKTRVYHTNTFSGIIFDQIGLARTEMTKNAKDTFVDEITKERLPEADADRLFYFTYETGDDKANATEQEWTNDPLWKSLNAVKNGRAYKVSDAIWNTAGGIKAANLMLDELYQIYEIQE; translated from the coding sequence ATGTTCGTACACAAAACAAATCATAAACTGAGCCATACCTTCAAAATAACCGCGCTCCTGTTGGCACTGTTCCTGGTGCTCACCGCATGCGGCAGCAAGGATTCGGCGGGTGGAAACAACCAGCCTGCTGCGGCTAATAACTCGCAAACTGAAAATGCTTCTACTGGCAGCAACGATCAAACTCGCGTAGTGAAGCATGCTATGGGTGAAACCGAAATCAAAGGCACGCCGCAAAAGGTGGTCATCCTGACCAATGAAGGAACCGAAGCCCTGCTCGCGCTGGGGGTCAAGCCTATAGGCGCCGTTCGATCCTGGACGGGAGATCCTTGGTATGACCACATTAAAGACGAGATGGAAGGCGTAACTGTAGTCGGCGAGGAAAGCCAGCCGAACCTGGAGCTGATCGCCGGTCTGCAGCCCGATCTGATTATCGGAAACAAAATGCGCCAGGAGAAAGTCTACGAGCAGTTGAAAGCGATCGCTCCGACCGTCATGGCCGAGGATCTGCGCGGCGAATGGAAAATCAACTTCAAGCTATATGCTGAAGCGCTTGGCAAATCTGCAGAAGGTGATGAACTGATGGCCGCATTCGATGCGCGAATCGAGGACTTTAAAGTGAAAGCCGGCGACAAAGTGAACGAAACCGTATCCGTTGTTCGTTTCATGGCAGGTAAAACTCGCGTCTATCATACCAATACGTTCTCCGGCATTATCTTTGACCAGATCGGTCTGGCACGCACGGAAATGACGAAGAACGCGAAGGACACCTTCGTCGATGAAATTACTAAGGAGCGTCTGCCGGAAGCCGATGCGGACCGCCTCTTCTACTTCACATATGAGACCGGAGACGATAAAGCAAATGCAACCGAGCAGGAATGGACGAATGATCCATTGTGGAAGAGCCTTAACGCAGTGAAGAACGGACGCGCCTATAAAGTAAGCGATGCGATTTGGAACACGGCTGGCGGCATTAAAGCAGCCAACCTGATGCTCGATGAGCTTTATCAAATCTATGAGATTCAGGAGTAA
- a CDS encoding prolipoprotein diacylglyceryl transferase, whose protein sequence is MEFPVYIHIGGLRIHPHFLFESLAYFIGFRIYVWRRKKSDISTVNMFWLIVGAALGASLGSKLLFWLENPAWLLSISEHWRELFGGKTIVGGLLGGLIGVELTKKLVGITRSTGDEFAFPLIIAMAIGRIGCFLTGLDDHTHGTPTTWITGFDYGDGVLRHPTQLYEIGFLLILAFALFGAKKTSAARRQELPNGLIYIWFMFGYLTFRFAIDFIKPTPHPYFGLNNIQLACVLGMMYFAYRMFAVSRNANILKGSHAS, encoded by the coding sequence TTGGAGTTTCCCGTCTACATACATATCGGCGGATTGCGGATTCACCCTCATTTCTTGTTTGAATCGCTCGCCTATTTCATCGGCTTCCGGATCTACGTTTGGCGGCGCAAAAAAAGCGACATCTCAACGGTCAACATGTTCTGGCTGATCGTCGGCGCGGCGCTCGGCGCTTCCCTGGGCTCCAAGCTGCTCTTTTGGCTGGAGAATCCGGCATGGCTGCTGTCCATTTCGGAACACTGGAGAGAGCTGTTCGGAGGCAAGACGATCGTCGGCGGACTGCTGGGTGGATTGATTGGTGTCGAGCTGACCAAGAAACTGGTAGGCATTACGCGTTCGACCGGGGACGAGTTTGCATTTCCCCTGATCATCGCGATGGCGATCGGGCGGATCGGCTGTTTCTTGACCGGGCTGGATGATCATACGCATGGCACGCCAACGACCTGGATTACGGGTTTCGACTACGGGGACGGAGTATTGAGGCATCCGACACAATTGTATGAAATCGGATTTCTGCTTATTCTGGCCTTTGCGCTGTTTGGGGCGAAGAAGACAAGCGCTGCGCGCAGGCAAGAGCTGCCCAATGGTCTGATCTACATATGGTTCATGTTCGGGTATTTAACGTTCCGCTTCGCCATTGACTTTATTAAGCCGACACCGCATCCTTATTTCGGACTGAATAATATCCAGCTCGCCTGTGTGCTCGGTATGATGTATTTTGCGTATCGCATGTTCGCGGTTAGCCGTAATGCGAATATTCTGAAAGGGAGCCATGCCTCATGA